ACTTTATTGAAAAACCGCTGTCGCTTGAGAAGACGCTGCTTTCCATTCAGAACGCCCTCAATTTCAGACAGCTGAAAGACGACAATATCATTCTTCGTCAGAAAGCAGAACGGGATTACAAGATCACAGGCTCCAGTCCTGCTATTCGACAACTGCGGGAGACCATCGAACGAGTGGCACCCACACAGGCAACCGTTCTAATCACGGGCGAGAATGGAACCGGCAAGGAACTGGTAGCCAGAGCAATCCACCGACTCAGCCCTCGAAGCAATCGTCCGCTGGTAGAGGTGAACTGCGCCGCAATTCCTGAGGAGCTTATTGAAAGTGAACTATTCGGACACGAAAAAGGAGCTTTTACTGGAGCCAACGAACGCCGACGTGGCCGCTTTGACCTCGCCAACAATGGCACTCTTCTTCTTGACGAAATTGGTGACATGAGTTTGAAAACTCAGGCAAAAATATTGAGAATTCTCCAGGAGCAACACTTTGAGAGAGTAGGAGGAACCAAAACCATCCAGGTCGACGTACGTATTATTGCGGCAACCAACAAAAATCTGGAGCAACGGATCAAAGAGGGTAGATTTCGGCAAGACCTTTATTATCGCTTGAATGTCATCCCGATTCACGTGCCGCCGCTGAGAGAAAGGAGTGAAGATATTCCTCTGCTGGTAGAGGACTTTATCCAGGAGTTTACCA
The nucleotide sequence above comes from Deltaproteobacteria bacterium. Encoded proteins:
- a CDS encoding sigma-54-dependent Fis family transcriptional regulator, coding for MRKTIMIVDDEPSIRSSLAGVLEDEGYRVVASSNGAEALKSIEEQMPDLVLLDIWMPGMDGIETLKKIRSYYPGLQVVMISGHGTIETAVTATKLGAFDFIEKPLSLEKTLLSIQNALNFRQLKDDNIILRQKAERDYKITGSSPAIRQLRETIERVAPTQATVLITGENGTGKELVARAIHRLSPRSNRPLVEVNCAAIPEELIESELFGHEKGAFTGANERRRGRFDLANNGTLLLDEIGDMSLKTQAKILRILQEQHFERVGGTKTIQVDVRIIAATNKNLEQRIKEGRFRQDLYYRLNVIPIHVPPLRERSEDIPLLVEDFIQEFTREGGLKEKHFSEAAIEVMKRQQWPGNVRELKNFVERLVILVPDDIIDTPHLPESFLQGCPTPQTATALDQPTFRQAKAEFEKEYLRKKLEEHNWNISQTAESIGLERSHLHRKIKAYGVQPIIGRKQSASRSPF